The DNA region GATCGCCTGCTCGGTGACCTCCTCCCAGCCCTTGCCCCGGTGCGCGGCGGGCTTGCGCGGGGCGGTGGTCAGCGCCCGGTTGAGCAGCAGCACGCCCTGGTTCGTCCACGGGGTGAGGTCCCCGTTGGACGGCTGCGGCAGGCCGAGGTCGGTGCCGTACTCCTGGAAGATGTTGATCAGGCTCGCCGGGATCGGCCGCACCTCCGGCCCCACCGAGAAACTGAGCCCGACGGCGTGACCGGGCGTGGGGTACGGGTCCTGCCCGACGATCAGCACCCGCACGTCGGCGAGGGGCTGCTGGAAGGCCCGCAGCACGTTCGGGCCGGAGGGCAGGTAGGTGCGGCCGGCGGCCAGTTCGGCGCGCAGGAAGTCGCCCATGGCGGCGACCCGTCCGGCGACGGGTTCCAGGGCGGTGGCCCAGCCGGGCTCGACGATCTCGTTCAGTGGACGCGGTGCCATGGGCGTCACCCTATCGGCCGATACCGACAGGGCGTCACCTCGCACGATCACCTGAACGATCACGCGAACGACCACCGCGAACGACCACCGCGAACGACCGCTCACAGGGCACCCGACCGCTCACCCCACCGGCCGCCCCCGCAGCACCACCAGCAGCGGGTCCGCGAGCACCCGGACGTCCGCCCGCGGATCCTCCCGGTACACCACGAAGTCGGCCGGCGCACCCTCCTCCAGCCCCGGCCGCCCGAGCCACGCCCGCGCGCCCCAACTCGCCGCCGACAGCGCCTCCGCCGGGCTCAGCCCCGCCTTCACCAGCTCCGCCACCTCGTCCGCGACCAGCCCGTGCGCCAGCGAGCCGCCCGCGTCCGTGCCGACGAACACCGGGATCCCCGCGTCGTGCGCGGCGCCGACGGTGTCGTAGCGGCGCTCGTGCAGCCGCCGCATGTGCGCCGACCAGGCCGGGAACTTGGTCTCCCCGCCGGCCGCCAGCTCCGGGAAGGTGGCGATGTTGACCAGCGTCGGGACGATGGCCACGCCGCGCTCGGCGAAGGCCGGGATCAGCTCCTCGGTCAGCCCGGTGGCGTGCTCGACGCAGTCGATCCCGGCCGCCAGCAGGTCCGGCAGCGACTCGGCCGAGAAGCAGTGCGCGGTGACCCGGGCGCCCTCCTCGTGGGCCGCCGCGATCGCCTCGGCCAGCGCGTCGCCGGGCCAGCAGGCGGCGAGGTCGCCGCGCTCGCGGTCGATCCAGTCGCCGACCAGCTTCACCCAGCCGTCGCCGCGCCGGGCCTCGGCCCGCACGTACGCGGCGAGGTCGCCGGGCTCGATCTCGTGGGCGTAGTTGCGGATGTAGCGGCGGGTGCGGGCGATGTGCCGCCCGGCCCGGATGATCCGGGGCAGGTCCTCGCGCTCGTCGATCCAGCGGGTGTCGGCAGCCGAACCGGCGTCGCGGATCAGCAGGGTGCCGGCGTCACGGTCGGTGAGCGCCTGCTTCTCGCTGGTCTCGGCGTCCACCGCGCCGTGCGCGTCCAGGCCGACGTGGCAGTGCGCGTCCACCAGGCCGGGCAGCACCCAGCCGGTCACCGTCCGGACGTCCCCGGCGGTCGGCGGGCGGGTGAAGCTCACCCGGCCGTCCACCACCCAGAGTTCGTCCCGGACCTCCTCCGGACCGACCAGCACCCGACCCCGGACGTGCAGCACCGCGCCATCACTCATGGCCGCACTCTACCGACGGGCGGGTTCCGTGTAAGCAGTGAGAATGCGGCAGACTCGTTGCCGCACCCACCATCCGCCCCGCGAAAGGCTTTCCGACCGTGAGCGAGCGCAGCGAGCGAACCATCAAGAGGCGTGCGTGGGCGAATGCCCCTGCCGAGCGAAGCGAGGCGGGCGCATGAGCGAGCGCAGCGAGCGAACCATCAAGAGGCGTGCGTGGGCGAATGCCCCTGCCGAGCGAAGCGAGGCGGGCGCATGAGCGAGCGCAGCGAGCGAACCATCAAGAGGCGTGCGTGGGCGAATGCCCCTGCCGAGCGAAGCGAGGCGGGCGCATG from Kitasatospora cathayae includes:
- a CDS encoding uracil-DNA glycosylase; this translates as MAPRPLNEIVEPGWATALEPVAGRVAAMGDFLRAELAAGRTYLPSGPNVLRAFQQPLADVRVLIVGQDPYPTPGHAVGLSFSVGPEVRPIPASLINIFQEYGTDLGLPQPSNGDLTPWTNQGVLLLNRALTTAPRKPAAHRGKGWEEVTEQAIRALVARGGPLVAILWGRDARNLRPLLGDVPAIESAHPSPYSASSGFFGSRPFSRANELLVRQGAQPVDWRLP
- a CDS encoding amidohydrolase family protein codes for the protein MSDGAVLHVRGRVLVGPEEVRDELWVVDGRVSFTRPPTAGDVRTVTGWVLPGLVDAHCHVGLDAHGAVDAETSEKQALTDRDAGTLLIRDAGSAADTRWIDEREDLPRIIRAGRHIARTRRYIRNYAHEIEPGDLAAYVRAEARRGDGWVKLVGDWIDRERGDLAACWPGDALAEAIAAAHEEGARVTAHCFSAESLPDLLAAGIDCVEHATGLTEELIPAFAERGVAIVPTLVNIATFPELAAGGETKFPAWSAHMRRLHERRYDTVGAAHDAGIPVFVGTDAGGSLAHGLVADEVAELVKAGLSPAEALSAASWGARAWLGRPGLEEGAPADFVVYREDPRADVRVLADPLLVVLRGRPVG